A stretch of the Solanum dulcamara chromosome 6, daSolDulc1.2, whole genome shotgun sequence genome encodes the following:
- the LOC129893328 gene encoding myosin-17-like codes for MASVNIIVGSHVWVEDPKLAWKDGEVIKIYGQNVHVKTSNGKEVVANIAKVFPKDTEAPPGGVDDMTKLSYLHEPGVLQNLATRYELNEIYTYTGNILIAVNPFQRLPHLYDTHMMEQYKGAAFGELSPHVFAVADVAYRAMINEGKSNSILVSGESGAGKTETTKMLMRYLAHLGGRSGVEGRTVEQQVLESNPVLEAFGNAKTVRNNNSSRFGKFVEIQFDKSGRISGAAIRTYLLERSRVCQISNPERNYHCFYLLCAAPAEEVERYKLGNPKSFHYLNQSNYYELGGVNDAEEYLATRRAMDIVGISEEEQDAIFRVVAAILHLGNVEFAKGEEIDSSVIKDEQSRFHLNMTAELLKCDAKSLEDALITRVMVTPEEVITRTLDPEAALGSRDALAKTIYSRLFDWIVEKINISIGQDPNSKSIIGVLDIYGFESFKTNSFEQFCINFTNEKLQQHFNQHVFKMEQEEYEKEEINWSYIEFVDNQDVLDLIEKKPGGIIALLDEACMFPKSTHETFAQKLYQTFTKNKRFIKPKLSRTSFTISHYAGEVTYQADLFLDKNKDYVVAEHQVLLTASKCLFVAGLFPPLPEESSKSSKFSSIGSRFKLQLQSLMETLSSTEPHYIRCVKPNNALKPCIFENLNVIQQLRCGGVLEAIRISCAGYPTRRTFYEFLLRFGVLAPEVLAGSYDDKVACQMILDKKGLKGYQMGKTKVFLRAGQMAGLDARRAEVLGNAAKIIQRQIRTYMLRKEFVSLRQAAIQLQSCWRAMLSCKLYEQLRREAAALKIQKNFRCHVAHITYTTLHSSAITLQTGMRAMVARNDFRYRKHTKAAIKIQAHSRGHAAYSYYKSLQRASIITQCGWRRRVARKELRNLKMAARETGALKEAKDKLEKKVEELTWRLQFEKRLRAELEETKAQEVAKLQEALHTMQKQVEEANAKVVQEREAARRAIEEAPPVIKETPVIVQDTEKINALSAEVESLKALLASEKKATEDARNSSRDAEGKNTELASKLENAERKVDQLQDSVQRLEEKLSNMESENQVLRQQALTMSPTGKAFSARSKTTIIQRTPENGNVINGESKPNSDMSLVVASPKEPSSEEKPQKSLNEKQQENQDLLIKCISQDLGFSGGKPIAACLIYKCLLHWRSFEVERTSVFDRIIQTIASAIEVPDNNDVLAYWLCNTSTLLMLLQQTLKASGAANLTPQRRRSSSASLFGRMSQGLRGSPQSAGLSVLNGRMLGRLDDLRHVEAKYPALLFKQQLTAFLEKIYGMIRDNLKKEISPLLGLCIQAPRTSRASLVKGRSQANAAAQQALFAHWQSIVKSLNNYLMMMKANYVPPFLVRKVFTQIFSFINVQLFNSLLLRRECCSFSNGEFVKAGLAELEQWCCYATEEFVGSAWDELKHIRQAVGFLVIHQKPKKALHEITNELCPVLSIQQLYRISTMYWDDKYGTHTVSSDVISSMRVMMTEDSNNAVSSSFLLDDDSSIPFSVDDISKTMPQVDIADVEPPPLIRENSGFVFLHQRSS; via the exons ATG GCATCAGTCAACATTATTGTCGGTTCTCATGTTTGGGTGGAAGACCCTAAATTGGCATGGAAAGATGGAGAAGTAATCAAAATATATGGTCAAAATGTTCATGTTAAAACATCCAATGGGAAAGAA GTTGTTGCAAATATCGCTAAAGTGTTTCCTAAAGATACTGAGGCTCCTCCTGGAGGAGTAGATGATATGACCAAGCTTTCCTATTTGCATGAACCTGGAGTTCTGCAGAACCTGGCCACCAGATATGAGCTCAATGAAATTTAT ACGTACACTGGGAACATATTGATTGCAGTAAACCCTTTCCAAAGATTGCCTCATCTGTACGACACTCACATGATGGAACAGTACAAAGGAGCAGCATTTGGGGAGCTGAGTCCACATGTTTTTGCAGTTGCAGATGTTGCATATAG GGCAATGATCAATGAGGGAAAAAGCAATTCAATTTTGGTTAGTGGAGAAAGTGGTGCTGGTAAAACTGAAACTACCAAGATGCTTATGCGTTATCTTGCGCATCTTGGGGGCCGGTCAGGTGTCGAAGGACGAACTGTAGAACAACAAGTTCTAGAA TCCAATCCCGTTCTTGAAGCATTTGGAAATGCCAAAACTGTGAGAAACAACAACTCAAG TCGTTTTGGTAAATTTGTTGAGATACAATTTGATAAGAGTGGGAGGATATCTGGGGCAGCTATACGAACTTACCTTCTGGAGAGGTCTCGTGTCTGTCAAATCTCAAATCCTGAGAGAAATTACCattgcttttatcttctttgTGCGGCTCCAGCTGAG GAGGTAGAGCGATATAAACTAGGGAACCCAAAATCATTTCACTATCTTAATCAGTCCAACTATTATGAATTGGGTGGAGTAAATGATGCTGAAGAATATCTTGCAACAAGAAGGGCTATGGATATAGTAGGAATCAGTGAGGAAGAGCAG GATGCAATTTTCAGGGTGGTTGCTGCAATTCTTCACCTTGGTAATGTTGAATTTGCAAAAGGTGAGGAGATTGACTCTTCTGTGATTAAGGATGAGCAGTCTCGATTTCATCTCAATATGACGGCGGAGTTACTCAA GTGTGATGCCAAGAGCTTGGAAGATGCACTAATTACACGTGTGATGGTCACACCTGAGGAGGTTATTACAAGGACTCTTGATCCAGAAGCTGCTCTGGGTAGCAGGGATGCTTTGGCTAAAACCATATATTCTCGCCTTTTCGACTG GATTGTGGAAAAGATAAACATCTCAATTGGCCAGGATCCAAACTCCAAGTCAATAATCGGAGTTCTTGATATTTATGGGTTTGAGAGTTTCAAAACAAACAG TTTTGAGCAATTCTGCATCAACTTTACAAATGAAAAGTTGCAACAACATTTTAACCAG CACGTGTTCAAGATGGAACAAgaagaatatgaaaaagaagagaTTAACTGGAGCTACATAGAGTTTGTTGACAACCAAGATGTGCTGGATCTGATCGAAAAG AAACCTGGGGGAATTATTGCTCTGTTAGATGAAGCCTG TATGTTTCCTAAATCTACTCATGAAACATTTGCTCAGAAGCTGTATCAAACATTCACTAAAAACAAGCGCTTCATCAAACCTAAACTTTCACGGACGAGTTTTACAATATCTCATTATGCTGGAGAG GTGACATATCAAGCGGATCTGTTTCTGGATAAGAACAAAGATTATGTGGTTGCAGAACATCAGGTTCTGTTAACGGCCTCAAAATGTCTTTTTGTGGCGGGTTTGTTTCCTCCTCTACCTGAAGAATCATCAAAATCGTCCAAATTCTCCTCCATAGGGTCTCGTTTTAAG TTACAACTGCAATCTTTAATGGAAACATTAAGTTCAACAGAGCCTCACTACATCAGATGTGTGAAGCCTAATAATGCCCTTAAGCCTTGTATCTTTGAGAATCTGAATGTGATCCAGCAATTGCGATGTGGT GGTGTCTTAGAAGCTATCAGAATCAGCTGTGCTGGATATCCTACTAGACGTACATTTTATGAGTTTCTTCTTAGATTTGGTGTTCTTGCTCCAGAAGTTTTAGCTGGAAG CTATGATGACAAAGTTGCATGCCAGATGATTCTAGACAAGAAGGGACTTAAGGGCTATCAG ATGGGAAAGACAAAGGTCTTTTTACGGGCTGGACAGATGGCTGGGCTCGATGCTAGGAGAGCTGAGGTACTTGGAAATGCAGCAAAAATTATTCAAAGACAAATCCGTACATATATGCTGCGAAAAGAATTTGTTTCTCTGCGTCAAGCTGCTATTCAGTTGCAATCATGTTGGCGAG CTATGCTGTCCTGCAAACTGTATGAACAACTGAGACGTGAAGCAGCTGCTCTGAAGATTCAGAAGAATTTCAGATGTCATGTTGCACACATAACATATACAACGCTGCATTCTTCTGCAATTACGTTGCAAACAGGCATGAGAGCCATGGTTGCTCGCAACGACTTTAGATACCGGAAGCACACTAAAGCTGCAATTAAAATACAGG CTCATTCACGTGGCCATGCTGCTTATTCTTATTACAAAAGTCTTCAGAGAGCTTCGATCATTACTCAGTGTGGTTGGAGGCGACGGGTAGCCAGGAAGGAGCTTCGGAATCTCAAAATG GCTGCGAGGGAAACAGGTGCTCTCAAAGAAGCCAAGGACAAGCTCGAAAAGAAAGTGGAAGAACTTACATGGCGGTTGCAATTTGAGAAACGACTCAGG GCTGAGCTGGAGGAGACTAAAGCCCAAGAAGTTGCAAAGCTACAGGAGGCACTGCATACAATGCAAAAGCAAGTAGAAGAAGCAAATGCTAAAGTGGTCCAAGAGCGGGAGGCAGCACGGAGAGCAATTGAAGAAGCACCTCCAGTCATCAAGGAGACCCCAGTTATAGTTCAAGACACAGAAAAAATAAATGCCTTGTCAGCTGAAGTCGAGAGTTTGAAG GCTTTGCTGGCATCAGAAAAGAAAGCTACAGAAGATGCTAGAAATTCTTCCAGGGATGCAGAGGGCAAAAACACAGAGCTGGCTAGCAAACTAGAAAATGCCGAGCGAAAAGTAGATCAGCTTCAAGATTCTGTGCAGAG GCTTGAAGAGAAGCTTTCCAATATGGAATCAGAGAACCAAGTGCTTCGTCAACAAGCTTTGACCATGTCACCAACTGGAAAAGCTTTTTCTGCACGGTCAAAGACTACTATTATACAG AGGACTCCGGAGAATGGAAATGTTATAAATGGAGAATCAAAACCTAATTCT GATATGAGTCTTGTTGTAGCAAGTCCAAAGGAGCCTTCATCTGAGGAGAAACCACAGAAGTCTTTAAATGAAAAACAGCAG GAGAACCAAGACTTGCTCATTAAGTGCATTTCTCAAGATCTGGGCTTTTCTGGAGGCAAACCAATTGCAGCTTGTCTCATATACAAATGTCTGCTCCACTGGAGGTCCTTTGAAGTGGAAAGAACTAGTGTTTTTGACCGTATAATACAAACCATTGCTTCAGCGATAGAG GTCCCAGATAATAATGATGTATTAGCCTACTGGTTATGCAATACGTCCACATTGTTGATGCTGCTTCAACAAACACTTAAAGCTAGCGGGGCTGCTAATTTGACTCCGCAGAGGCGGAGATCCAGTTCAGCCTCTTTGTTTGGAAGGATGTCCCAA GGCTTGCGAGGTTCTCCTCAGAGTGCTGGTCTTTCAGTTCTCAATGGGCGTATGCTTGGGAGATTGGATGACTTACGTCATGTTGAGGCCAAGTATCCTGCGCTGCTGTTCAAGCAGCAGCTGACTGCCTTTTTGGAGAAAATATATGGAATGATAAGAGACAATCTGAAGAAAGAGATCTCCCCATTGCTTGGGCTATGTATTCAG GCACCAAGAACATCTCGTGCAAGTTTAGTCAAAGGAAGATCCCAAGCTAATGCTGCTGCGCAGCAAGCTCTATTTGCTCATTGGCAAAGTATTGTAAAAAGTTTGAACAACTACTTGATGATGATGAAAGCAAACTAT GTTCCTCCCTTCTTAGTTCGGAAGGTTTTCACTCAAATATTCTCCTTCATCAATGTTCAACTTTTCAACAG TCTCCTTTTGCGGCGTGAGTGTTGCTCATTTAGTAATGGAGAGTTTGTGAAAGCCGGGTTGGCTGAATTGGAGCAGTGGTGCTGCTATGCAACTGAAGAA TTTGTAGGCTCAGCATGGGACGAGTTGAAACACATTAGACAGGCAGTTGGATTCCTA GTTATACATCAAAAGCCCAAAAAGGCATTGCATGAAATCACTAATGAACTTTGTCCA gTGCTTAGCATACAGCAACTGTATAGGATCAGCACTATGTACTGGGATGACAAATACGGAACCCACACTGTTTCTTCAGAT GTTATTTCAAGTATGAGAGTTATGATGACAGAGGACTCCAATAATGCTGTCAGCAGTTCCTTTTTGTTGGATGATGATTCGAG CATTCCATTCTCCGTGGATGACATCTCCAAAACGATGCCACAAGTAGACATTGCTGATGTTGAACCTCCTCCATTAATCCGTGAGAATTCAGGATTTGTATTCTTACATCAACGGTCTAGTTGA